The Gadus macrocephalus chromosome 21, ASM3116895v1 genome has a segment encoding these proteins:
- the LOC132450363 gene encoding sine oculis-binding protein homolog, with the protein MHFMMQLNRTDQSSPGGLDDDVDNDDNDDDDNDDADRHDVEASPPLSPCSVEDVQNVQIVCVWCQKEGVKRYSLCMGSELKSFCSEKCFAACRRAYFKRNKARDEDVNADTSPQHPHSEDSPRLVLKMNSTVRPPQSLSPASQVCDWCKHVRHTKEYLDFGSGEERLQFCSTKCLNQYKMDVFYREARAALTSTPSSSSSPGRSGQEGRSDSGPKLLTPESWSSGGGGGGGGGGGHGGVGDIRHRTRSPKGHMPSHASAASSSVSPSEASSSSSSKGPASGLRLLERPMSHPLPAPPQTAEGMPHRPPHPHPHPNSHPHPHQRSVLDHPPMPPMPMPFIRPPLHAQGLKSPLSHHPRHPGPPSSPIHRAPHSPHPHMQPPPAAPVNPPGLMHPFLGAYFPGLHSPPINMMPRGPVPMHPMMNFGIPSFSPLLPHPMVLVPYPVIVPLPVPIPIPIPFPFPVPCPAQAPTVEKPSHGGVIQPVPEDRSRSRAARQPCPPGSPSDARQQAPSTLGPTPMHGVPSAHRDPNTRGTDWVKSERPFPSPISTPHSQLSSPCRRNNDSPSSAPGLEGLIDCKSDQQQNQQQQQQQQQPERQVIQRVLQNTQVKLEPSTNGAVDFSGPGESETGQGTRPGLHDIIRPAPLVKHSSAEDISYHHHNTDAPPSHTAPSSRGSSPPYDSASFGLTTPDHGPNRASPASPEPPSPPGPEPVPAQTQAPPTQVALGELEAIKENNYSAVGAIRADRPAGQSDEPVAVVGEAGEDPHVPDEDHAYALPTAPKTGGAATPLLLPKLRDKGALRGAPTLAAAADTEPALKRRCLRIRDQNK; encoded by the exons GTGGTTTGGACGACGATGTTGACAATGATGACAATGACGATGATGACAATGACGATGCTGATCGCCATGATGTTgaggcctccccccccctctccccctgttcAGTGGAGGACGTGCAGAACGTGCAGATCGTATGTGTGTGGTGCCAGAAGGAGGGTGTGAAGCGCTACTCCCTCTGCATGGGCTCCGAGCTCAAGAGCTTCTGCAGCGAGAAGTGCTTTGCCGCCTGCCGACGGGCCTACTTCAAACGCAACAAG GCCAGAGATGAAGATGTTAACGCAGACACGTCTCCCCAGCATCCACACTCCGAAGACTCCCCGAGACTAGTGCTGAAAATGAACAGTACTGTCAGG CCTCCgcagtctctctcccccgcgTCGCAGGTCTGCGATTGGTGCAAGCACGTCCGCCACACCAAGGAGTACCTGGACTTTGGCTCCGGAGAGGAGAGGCTCCAGTTCTGCAGCACCAAGTGTCTGAACCAGTACAAGATGGATGTCTTCTACCGGGAGGCCCGTGCGGCCCTTACCAGCACCCCTTCCTCCAGCTCCAGCCCGGGCCGGAGCGGCCAAGAGGGGCGGTCCGACAGCGGGCCCAAACTGCTCACACCCGAGTCCtggagcagcggcggcggcggtggcggcggtggcggcggcggccatggTGGTGTGGGAGACATCCGCCACAGAACCCGGTCGCCTAAAGGCCACATGCCTAGCCACGCCTCGGCGGCGTCCAGCTCCGTGTCGCCCTCCGaggcgtcctcctcctcctcctccaagggGCCTGCCTCGGGGCTGAGGCTCCTGGAAAGGCCCATGTCCCACCCCCTCCCGGCCCCCCCTCAGACCGCCGAGGGGATGCCTCATCGACCTCCCcatcctcaccctcaccctaactctcaccctcaccctcaccagcGCTCAGTTCTGGACCACCCTCCGATGCCCCCCATGCCGATGCCCTTCATCAGACCGCCGCTCCACGCTCAGGGCCTGAAAAgccccctctcccaccaccccagacacccggGCCCCCCGTCCAGCCCTATCCATCgagccccccactccccccaccctcacaTGCAGCCCCCCCCGGCAGCCCCCGTCAACCCCCCCGGACTGATGCATCCTTTCCTAGGGGCCTACTTCCCCGGCCTGCACTCCCCGCCCATCAACATGATGCCCCGAGGACCCGTGCCCATGCACCCCATGATGAACTTTGGTATTCCCTCCTTCAGCCCTCTCCTGCCTCACCCCATGGTGCTGGTGCCTTACCCCGTCATAGTCCCGCTCCCTgtccccatccccatccccatccccttccccttccctgtCCCCTGCCCGGCCCAGGCCCCCACTGTGGAGAAGCCCAGCCACGGCGGGGTGATCCAGCCCGTGCCAGAggacaggagcaggagcagggccGCCAGACAGCCCTGCCCCCCCGGTTCTCCCAGCGACGCTCGGCAGCAAGCCCCCAGCACCTTGGGGCCAACACCCATGCACGGGGTCCCCTCCGCGCACAGGGACCCCAACACGAGGGGTACGGATTGGGTCAAATCCGAGCGACCCTTCCCTTCCCCGATATCCACGCCCCACAGCCAGTTGTCCTCGCCCTGTCGACGAAACAACGATTCCCCTTCCTCAGCCCCGGGACTAGAGGGCCTGATTGACTGTAAGTCGgaccagcagcagaaccagcagcagcagcagcagcagcagcagccagagcGTCAGGTCATCCAGAGAGTGCTTCAAAATACCCAGGTGAAACTGGAGCCCAGCACCAATGGAGCGGTGGACTTCTCTGGGCCAGGGGAGTCGGAGACTGGGCAGGGTACCAGACCAGGGCTCCATGACATCATCAGACCAGCTCCTCTTGTAAAGCACTCCTCTGCAGAGGACATTTCCTATCACCATCACAACACCGAcgcccctccctcacacaccgCACCCAGCTCCAGAGGGAGCAGCCCTCCCTATGACTCCGCCTCCTTTGGCCTGACGACTCCGGACCACGGCCCAAACAGGGCGTCCCCGGCGTCCCCCGAacccccgtctcctccaggcCCTGAGCCCGTCCCGGCCCAGACACAAGCTCCGCCCACACAAGTGGCGCTCGGCGAGTTGGAGGCCATCAAAGAAAACAACTACTCTGCGGTGGGCGCCATCAGGGCGGACCGCCCAGCCGGCCAATCAGACGAGCCCGTGGCCGTGGTGGGGGAAGCGGGAGAGGACCCCCACGTCCCCGATGAGGACCATGCGTACGCTCTGCCGACGGCGCCAAAGACAGGGGGGGCCGCCACCCCTCTGCTGCTGCCCAAGCTGAGGGACAAGGGGGCGCTGCGTGGCGCCCCGACACTGGCCGCCGCGGCCGACACAGAGCCGGCGTTGAAGAGACGCTGCCTGCGAATCCGGGATCAGAATAAGTAG